In Opitutaceae bacterium, the sequence TGAACGCAGCCAGGTTCACCTCGACGGCGATCGCCGCGACCGCAAGCACGAGCGTTGGCAGACCAGTGCGCTCGAAGCAGCCAAGCAGTGCGGAAACCCCTGGCTTCCCGAGATCGCGCCCATTGCAGACATGACGGCTTTCCTCGGGCGTGCGTCGACCCACGATCTCGGCCTGATCGCCTCGTTGCAGCCGGAGGCCCGACCGCTTAAGGTCGTGCTCGAAAAACACCGCGAGCACCACGGTCGCATGCCCGAACGGACCATCATCCTCATTGGTCCGGAGGGCGATTTCAGTCCTGATGAACTCTCGGCGGCAAAGGCAGCTGGGTTTCAAGCCGTGACACTGGGTCCGCTCGTGCTCCGCTGTGAAACCGCCACCGTCGCGGCCATCGCGATTCTCCGCCACGAGCTTCTGTCCGCAAAAGAAAAGGAGGGCGACCTTGCAGGGTCGCCCTCCGGCATATGAAAAACAAATGGCTGGCTGAAAAAACTTACTCGCGACGCCTGCTCAGGCGCCGGATTCCGGCGATGGCTGCGAGTCCGAGGCCAAGAAGGCCCAGCGTTGACGCCGCATCGGGCACCGAAACGTAGAGCTGCGACTGTTTGTTGTGGCCGCTGTCGTCGGTGAGATTGAGGACCTTCACTCCGTAGGCGCCATTGGAATCAGCCTTGGCATTGGCGACCGAACCAAAATACGTCACGGCGGCATTTAGAAACACGTTTCCGCTTCCCGTGCCGTACGAGCCATAACTCGAAATGAGCGGGGTCTCATCTTCAAAGAACCAAAACGCGAGCTGCAGATCGTTGTTACTCGTCTTCCGACCGGACCCATAGTCGAATCCGCTCAGGGTGCCACTCGCGAACTGCGAATACAGCCAAGCCGTTCCCATGGATATTGGATCCTGCCCGCCCACGGCCCCACCGCTGCCGGCCGTGGCCGCACCCGAGATGGTATAATTGTAGGTCGAGCCGGGACTGAAATACTCCGTATACTCCAGGCAAAAGGACTCGAATGTGCCCGCTCCTCCAACAAGACTTACGGGAGCATAGGCTGAGGTGTCCAAAGACGAATTGCTGATCGTGTAGGAGCCCCCTCCCAAGCCATTGCCGTTTGAGTACGCGTTGGTTGAAATCTTTAGCGTTGCGCCGATGCCGGTTGATGCGAATGCCGCTGCCATGGCGAGCGCGGCGAAGGACCGTGAGATCTTGAAATGAGAAATGGTCATGATGGTGGGTGAAGTTGGAATTGCCAGTGACCTCCGAGTAAGCTGGACCGGTGCCAGCTTCAGAATTTCACACGCAGGTTTTGCAAATAGACTCGCATCTATTTGATGATAAAAGCTTTGAACAATTGCTAATCCACGGCTAGAATAAATACGTACCGGCGAAATGCCTCACTCCAAATCATGAATGTGTCACGCCACCCGACGCTTTCCTGGAAACGCGTAAATACTGTGTGAAGAAACAAGACACGTAGTTACACGTAGGGTCCGCTGGGAATTCCGCGCAGTTGCGCCGACCCTCAAATCGCCGCCCGACTCAGCCAGTCTTTCGTGGAATTCGTCCCCTGCCCGCCGCTTCGAGAGCGCTACCAAACCAGCAGGCCGCCCGCAAACGTCAGGCCCGCCCCCACGCTGCAGAAAATGATGCGGTCGCCGGGCTGGAAAATACCTTCCTGCGCCGCCCACCCGAGCGCCATGGAGACCGAAGCCCCGCTCGTGTTTCCATAGCGAGAAATCGTCATCACGACCCTTTCGAATGGAATGCCGATGCGCTTGCTGACGGCCCGAAGGATTCTCTCATTCGCCTGATGGGGCACCACCCACGCAATATCGTCCGGCGCAAGCCCGTGCCGCTTCAGCGTCGCCTCTATCTGATCCGCAAACCCCACCACGGCGCTCTTGAAAACCAGCGCACCGTTCATCTGAAGGTAGAAGTCCGCCTGGTCCGCTCCGCCCGGGGCAAGAAACGGCCGCTTCGCCCCCCCTCCGCGGCGCTGAATCGCGGCGAATTGCGTCGCGTCTCCC encodes:
- a CDS encoding VPDSG-CTERM sorting domain-containing protein produces the protein MTISHFKISRSFAALAMAAAFASTGIGATLKISTNAYSNGNGLGGGSYTISNSSLDTSAYAPVSLVGGAGTFESFCLEYTEYFSPGSTYNYTISGAATAGSGGAVGGQDPISMGTAWLYSQFASGTLSGFDYGSGRKTSNNDLQLAFWFFEDETPLISSYGSYGTGSGNVFLNAAVTYFGSVANAKADSNGAYGVKVLNLTDDSGHNKQSQLYVSVPDAASTLGLLGLGLAAIAGIRRLSRRRE
- a CDS encoding 16S rRNA (uracil(1498)-N(3))-methyltransferase, yielding MSDYRVHCQPVAVSAAEIHLSPQESHHLVVVNRASAGARVVAFDGHGREWETQLVKADKRGARLLIRATHTAPPLPCTIELAQALPKGTLMDSIVQKATELGVRRIHPILSERSQVHLDGDRRDRKHERWQTSALEAAKQCGNPWLPEIAPIADMTAFLGRASTHDLGLIASLQPEARPLKVVLEKHREHHGRMPERTIILIGPEGDFSPDELSAAKAAGFQAVTLGPLVLRCETATVAAIAILRHELLSAKEKEGDLAGSPSGI